A genomic stretch from Mycobacterium malmoense includes:
- a CDS encoding SACE_7040 family transcriptional regulator, translating to MTTSAPDQPGHPEVPNRRSQLKSDRRNQLLSAAERLFAERGFVAVRLEDIGAAAGVSGPAIYRHFPNKESLLVELLVGISARLLAGARNVRARSSNAAAALDGLIDFHLDFALGEPDLIRIQDRDLAHLPEVAEKQVRKAQRQYVEVWVGVLRELNPELPEADARLTAHAVFGLLNSTPHSMKSPDGSRAKPARVARSRAVMRAMTVAALKAGSRRIAR from the coding sequence ATGACAACGTCCGCCCCGGACCAGCCCGGCCACCCTGAAGTCCCAAATCGTCGCAGCCAGTTGAAGTCCGACCGGCGCAACCAACTCCTATCGGCCGCCGAACGGCTATTCGCCGAGCGCGGTTTCGTCGCGGTGCGCCTGGAAGACATCGGCGCCGCCGCCGGCGTCAGCGGCCCGGCCATCTACCGTCACTTCCCCAACAAGGAGTCGCTGCTGGTGGAGCTGCTGGTGGGGATCAGCGCCCGGCTACTCGCCGGCGCCCGGAACGTCAGGGCCCGCAGCTCTAATGCGGCCGCGGCGCTGGATGGCCTCATCGATTTTCACCTCGACTTTGCCCTGGGCGAACCTGACCTGATCCGGATCCAGGACCGCGACCTTGCGCACCTGCCCGAGGTGGCCGAGAAGCAAGTACGCAAAGCGCAACGCCAGTATGTCGAGGTCTGGGTGGGCGTGCTGCGCGAGCTGAACCCCGAGCTGCCCGAAGCCGACGCTCGGCTGACGGCGCACGCGGTGTTCGGCCTGCTGAACTCGACACCGCACAGCATGAAGTCCCCAGACGGTTCGCGCGCCAAGCCCGCCCGGGTGGCGCGGTCCCGCGCCGTCATGCGCGCTATGACCGTCGCCGCGCTCAAAGCCGGCAGTCGGCGCATCGCGCGATAA
- a CDS encoding MmpS family transport accessory protein, producing MGMNDPRRPERLSSPLREAGPAGPHGSPYPPSVDPAYADQAPYAPTYGGYLPHWSQWAPSFNETNPTKQLPLYWQQVQPPPGELPPEGLAPPPPGGPKSPRWLWIAAGATVLLVVGLVIALILVNEAIKTQTAVPPLPAMPEPSTPTPSTRALPPPRILVPPPPPSESPTPTQTTGPAAMQTVVYSITGEGRAISVMYIDTGDVIQTEFNVALPWSKQVSLSKSAIHPANVTIVNIGHNVTCSVTVAGVQVSQRVGVGLTICDARG from the coding sequence GTGGGCATGAACGATCCACGTCGACCCGAGCGGCTTAGTTCCCCTCTACGGGAAGCAGGACCCGCTGGGCCGCACGGTTCCCCGTATCCGCCGTCCGTTGACCCGGCATACGCCGACCAAGCCCCGTATGCACCGACGTATGGCGGGTACCTTCCCCATTGGTCCCAATGGGCACCGAGCTTTAACGAAACCAACCCGACCAAACAGCTGCCGCTGTACTGGCAGCAAGTTCAGCCTCCACCGGGCGAGCTGCCACCCGAAGGCCTGGCTCCGCCGCCGCCCGGAGGCCCGAAGTCGCCACGCTGGTTGTGGATCGCCGCCGGAGCGACGGTGCTATTGGTCGTCGGGCTGGTGATCGCGCTGATACTCGTCAACGAAGCGATCAAGACGCAGACTGCGGTCCCGCCGTTGCCCGCCATGCCCGAGCCGAGCACACCGACCCCATCGACACGGGCGTTGCCGCCGCCCCGCATCCTGGTGCCGCCACCGCCGCCCAGCGAATCTCCGACGCCCACCCAGACGACCGGCCCGGCCGCGATGCAGACCGTGGTCTACAGCATCACCGGCGAAGGCCGCGCGATCAGCGTCATGTATATCGACACCGGCGATGTCATACAGACCGAGTTCAACGTCGCGCTGCCGTGGAGCAAACAGGTCAGCCTGTCGAAGTCGGCCATCCACCCGGCAAACGTCACGATCGTGAACATCGGACACAATGTCACCTGCTCGGTCACCGTCGCCGGGGTCCAAGTCAGCCAGCGAGTTGGGGTAGGCCTGACGATTTGCGACGCGAGAGGCTAA
- a CDS encoding MFS transporter encodes MSQRGSRPITPVPSRVVAWALWDCGNTGLNAIVATFVFSVYLTSSVGVGLSGATTPASWLGRAAAIAGLTVALLAPVVGVWVESPHRRRVVLSVLTGLAVALTCAMFLIRDRPSYLWAGLALLAATAACGDLASVPYNAMLRQLSTPATAGRISGLGWASGYLGSVVLLLVIYTGFISGSSSEAVRGLLRVPVHDGLYVREAMLVAAGWLAVLALPLLLVAQRLPDSAEVYQPTSLLSGYRKLWTEVSAEWRRDRNLVYFLGASALFRDGLAAVFAFGAVLGVNVYGLSQADVLVFGVAASVVAAVGAVLGGFVDHRIGSKPVIVGSLVAIITAALTLVMLSGSLAFWVCGLLLCLFIGPSQSSARALLLRMAKHGREGVAFGLYTMTGRAVAFLGPWLFSVFVDAFGAVRAGLGGICLVLIAGLLGMLAVRVPARDAAMAEQPSET; translated from the coding sequence ATGAGTCAGCGGGGGTCGCGTCCAATCACACCGGTGCCATCTCGGGTGGTGGCGTGGGCGTTGTGGGACTGCGGTAACACCGGTCTGAACGCGATCGTGGCGACCTTTGTCTTCTCGGTCTATCTGACCAGCAGCGTGGGGGTGGGCCTGTCCGGCGCCACCACGCCGGCGAGTTGGTTGGGTCGCGCGGCGGCCATCGCCGGGTTGACCGTCGCGCTGCTGGCGCCCGTCGTCGGCGTCTGGGTCGAGTCGCCGCATCGCAGGCGGGTGGTCCTGAGCGTGTTGACCGGCCTTGCGGTGGCGCTGACGTGTGCGATGTTCCTGATCCGCGATCGCCCCAGCTATCTGTGGGCGGGGCTGGCACTGCTGGCGGCGACGGCGGCCTGCGGCGACTTGGCCAGCGTCCCGTACAACGCGATGCTGCGCCAGCTCTCGACGCCGGCGACGGCCGGGCGGATTTCCGGCTTGGGCTGGGCATCGGGTTACCTCGGCAGCGTCGTGCTGCTGCTGGTGATTTACACCGGATTCATCTCCGGATCCTCCTCCGAGGCGGTGCGGGGACTGCTGCGGGTGCCCGTGCACGACGGCCTCTACGTGCGGGAGGCGATGCTGGTGGCCGCGGGGTGGCTGGCGGTGTTGGCCCTGCCGTTGCTGTTGGTCGCGCAGCGGCTGCCCGATTCGGCAGAGGTCTACCAGCCGACGAGCCTGCTGAGTGGTTATCGCAAGCTGTGGACGGAGGTCTCCGCGGAATGGCGGCGCGACCGCAACCTGGTCTACTTCCTTGGTGCCAGCGCGCTTTTCCGGGATGGGTTGGCGGCGGTTTTCGCCTTCGGCGCCGTGCTTGGCGTTAACGTGTATGGCCTCTCGCAAGCCGATGTCCTGGTGTTCGGGGTAGCGGCGAGCGTGGTGGCCGCGGTGGGTGCCGTGCTGGGCGGGTTCGTCGACCACCGGATCGGATCCAAGCCGGTCATCGTCGGGTCATTGGTCGCGATCATCACCGCGGCGCTCACCCTGGTGATGCTCTCGGGCTCGCTGGCCTTCTGGGTGTGCGGACTGCTGCTGTGCCTGTTCATCGGGCCGTCCCAGTCGTCGGCGCGCGCCCTGCTGTTGCGGATGGCAAAGCACGGCAGGGAAGGGGTGGCGTTTGGCCTGTACACGATGACGGGACGGGCGGTCGCTTTCCTGGGGCCGTGGCTGTTCTCCGTCTTCGTTGACGCCTTCGGCGCCGTCCGCGCGGGCCTCGGCGGGATCTGCCTGGTGCTGATCGCCGGGCTGCTGGGAATGCTGGCGGTCCGTGTTCCCGCGCGCGACGCCGCCATGGCCGAACAGCCTTCGGAGACTTAG
- the cmrA gene encoding mycolate reductase (Catalyzes the final step in mycolic acid biosynthesis.), with amino-acid sequence MPIPAPSPDARAVVTGASQNIGEALATELAARGHSLIVTARREDLLNDLAARLADEYRVTVDVRPADLADPAERAKLCDELAARPISILCANAGTATFGPVAGLDPTGEKAQVQLNAVAVHDLTLAVLPGMVERKAGGILISGSAAGNSPIPYNATYAATKAFVNTFSESLRGELRGSGVHVTLLAPGPVRTDLPDDAEASLVERLVPDFLWISTEHTARVSLDALARNKMRIVPGLTSKAMSVASGYAPRAIVAPIVGSFYKKLGGG; translated from the coding sequence ATGCCGATACCAGCTCCCAGCCCGGACGCGCGTGCCGTTGTCACCGGAGCTTCGCAAAATATCGGCGAGGCGCTGGCCACCGAACTTGCCGCCCGCGGACATAGCTTGATCGTCACCGCGCGACGCGAGGACCTGCTCAACGACCTCGCCGCCCGCCTGGCCGACGAGTACCGCGTCACCGTCGACGTGCGACCCGCCGACCTGGCCGACCCGGCCGAACGGGCAAAACTGTGCGACGAACTGGCCGCCCGTCCGATCTCGATCCTGTGCGCCAACGCGGGTACCGCCACCTTCGGTCCGGTCGCGGGCCTCGACCCGACGGGAGAAAAGGCCCAGGTGCAGCTGAATGCCGTTGCGGTGCATGATCTTACGCTGGCGGTACTGCCGGGCATGGTCGAGCGCAAGGCCGGCGGCATCCTGATTTCCGGTTCGGCGGCGGGCAATTCGCCGATTCCGTACAACGCCACCTATGCGGCCACCAAGGCGTTCGTGAACACCTTCAGTGAATCGTTGCGCGGTGAACTTCGCGGCTCCGGCGTGCATGTCACGCTGTTGGCACCGGGCCCGGTGCGCACCGACCTCCCCGATGACGCCGAGGCGTCGCTGGTCGAAAGGCTGGTGCCGGACTTCCTGTGGATCTCGACGGAGCACACCGCCCGGGTGTCGCTGGATGCGTTGGCGCGCAACAAGATGCGCATCGTTCCAGGTTTGACGTCGAAGGCCATGTCGGTGGCGAGTGGGTACGCCCCGCGCGCCATCGTCGCGCCGATCGTGGGCAGCTTCTACAAGAAGCTCGGCGGCGGTTAG
- a CDS encoding helicase HerA-like domain-containing protein translates to MSTESAATPTQQIANGYAVEGQALELGTVVIDNEADPIAQIRIPLATINRHGLVAGATGTGKTKTLQLIAEQLSAAGVAVLMADVKGDLSGLARPGEANDKTAARAKDTGDDWAPTAFPVEFLSLGTDGVGVPIRATVASFGSVLLSKVLELNATQESTLGLIFHWAKENNRPLVTLQQLRDVISHLTSDEGKADLKSLGGVSPTTAGVILRALVNLEGEGGDTFFGEPKFDPQDLLRADDQGRGIISLLEFSGQSLRPVIFSTFLMWVLADLFTVLPEVGDVDKPKLVFFFDEAHLLFADASKAFLEQVEQTVKLIRSKGVGVFFCTQLPTDLPNDVLSQLGARIQHALRAFTPDDQKALSKTVRTYPKTDVYELESALTSLGIGEAVVTVLSEKGAPTPVAWTRMRVPRSLMASIGDDAIAAAAKDSPLQAKYGQTVQQPAQPQPGPQGPQARPGPQPPQAQSDYPPVPSNEPVPPMPAPAEPKGPGLWEEVLKNPTVKSGINTAIREAVKGIFGTGRRRK, encoded by the coding sequence ATGAGCACTGAATCAGCGGCGACACCCACGCAGCAGATCGCCAACGGCTACGCCGTCGAAGGCCAGGCGCTCGAATTGGGCACCGTCGTCATCGACAACGAGGCCGATCCGATCGCGCAGATCCGCATCCCGCTGGCCACCATCAACCGGCACGGCCTGGTGGCCGGCGCAACCGGAACCGGCAAGACCAAGACGCTGCAACTGATCGCCGAACAGCTCAGCGCGGCGGGGGTGGCGGTGCTGATGGCCGACGTGAAGGGCGACCTATCCGGTCTGGCCCGGCCGGGGGAAGCCAACGACAAGACCGCGGCGCGCGCGAAAGATACCGGCGACGACTGGGCGCCGACGGCATTCCCGGTGGAGTTTTTGTCGCTGGGCACCGACGGGGTGGGCGTACCGATACGGGCGACGGTTGCCAGCTTCGGCTCGGTTCTCTTGTCAAAAGTCTTGGAGCTCAACGCTACTCAAGAGTCGACGCTGGGACTGATCTTCCATTGGGCCAAGGAAAACAATCGTCCGCTGGTGACCCTGCAACAGCTGCGCGATGTCATCAGCCATTTGACCAGTGACGAGGGCAAGGCCGACCTGAAATCCCTTGGCGGAGTGTCGCCGACGACGGCCGGCGTCATCCTGCGGGCCCTGGTCAACCTGGAAGGCGAGGGCGGCGACACTTTCTTTGGCGAGCCGAAATTCGATCCGCAGGATCTGCTGCGCGCCGACGACCAGGGCCGCGGCATCATCTCGCTGCTCGAATTCAGCGGCCAGTCGCTGCGCCCGGTCATCTTCTCGACGTTCCTGATGTGGGTGCTGGCCGACCTGTTCACCGTCTTGCCCGAGGTCGGCGACGTGGACAAGCCGAAGCTGGTGTTCTTCTTCGACGAGGCACACCTGTTGTTCGCCGATGCCTCGAAGGCCTTTCTGGAACAGGTCGAGCAGACCGTCAAGCTGATTCGCTCCAAGGGCGTCGGGGTGTTCTTCTGCACCCAGCTGCCCACCGACCTACCCAACGACGTGCTCTCCCAGCTGGGAGCCCGGATCCAACACGCGCTGCGGGCGTTCACCCCTGACGACCAGAAGGCGCTCAGCAAGACCGTGCGCACCTATCCGAAAACCGATGTCTACGAACTGGAGTCGGCGCTGACGTCGCTGGGCATCGGCGAGGCCGTCGTCACCGTGCTGTCTGAGAAGGGCGCGCCCACACCCGTCGCATGGACGCGCATGCGGGTGCCCCGGTCGCTGATGGCCTCGATCGGCGATGACGCGATCGCTGCCGCCGCGAAAGACAGCCCGCTGCAAGCCAAATACGGCCAAACCGTTCAACAACCGGCGCAGCCCCAGCCTGGCCCGCAGGGTCCGCAAGCCCGACCCGGGCCGCAGCCGCCACAAGCCCAGTCCGACTACCCGCCGGTCCCATCGAATGAACCGGTTCCGCCGATGCCCGCTCCCGCTGAGCCGAAGGGCCCCGGGTTATGGGAGGAAGTGCTGAAAAATCCGACCGTGAAAAGCGGCATTAACACGGCGATACGCGAAGCGGTGAAAGGCATCTTCGGCACCGGCCGGCGCCGGAAATAG
- the orn gene encoding oligoribonuclease, whose translation MRDELVWIDCEMTGLELGSDKLIEIAALVTDADLNVLGDGVDVVIHADDAALSSMIDVVAEMHSRSGLIDEAKASAVDLATAETMVLDYVSQHVKQPKTAPLAGNSIATDRAFIARDMPKLDSYLHYRMIDVSSIKELCRRWYPRIYYGQPVKGLNHRALADIRESIRELKFYRRTAFVPPPGPSTSEIEAVVARLDNGADAAGSIDSAAEPPSG comes from the coding sequence GTGCGCGACGAATTGGTGTGGATCGACTGCGAGATGACGGGGCTCGAGCTGGGCTCGGACAAGTTGATCGAAATTGCAGCCCTGGTGACCGACGCCGACCTGAACGTTCTCGGCGATGGGGTCGACGTGGTGATCCACGCCGACGACGCCGCGCTGTCGTCGATGATCGACGTGGTCGCCGAAATGCACTCGCGCTCGGGGCTGATCGACGAGGCTAAGGCATCCGCCGTCGACCTGGCGACCGCCGAGACGATGGTGCTGGACTACGTCTCCCAGCACGTCAAGCAACCCAAGACCGCGCCGCTGGCGGGTAACTCGATCGCCACCGATCGCGCGTTCATCGCCCGCGACATGCCCAAGCTGGACTCCTACCTGCACTACCGGATGATCGACGTGAGCTCGATCAAGGAACTCTGCCGACGCTGGTACCCGCGCATTTACTACGGTCAGCCGGTTAAGGGGCTCAACCACCGGGCGCTGGCGGACATCCGCGAATCCATCCGCGAGCTGAAGTTCTACCGGCGCACCGCGTTCGTCCCCCCGCCGGGCCCTTCTACCAGCGAAATCGAGGCAGTGGTCGCCCGTCTGGACAACGGAGCCGACGCAGCCGGATCAATCGATTCGGCTGCCGAGCCGCCGAGCGGTTAA
- a CDS encoding DUF3800 domain-containing protein translates to MSDDRRVPPHLDRMIYIDDSGHPQSGLVVYGWIEFKPDHWRSVLRCWLDTRKLLWREYRIAVQEELHTTHYVNGRGRISKRIPERHVHSGVEHWKDFGREVAVKCLEALRCTEGLVVGSVYRTGEPSSVAVTKRELYRDLIARFEGELAASDSLGIVVMDGDDSDSSYRSTHRQLKLDERRIIEDAIHLDSKASQLVQMADLVAWSAYAAVDRHQHNKFAWDWYEDYLSERDPGRQPKQLASRNS, encoded by the coding sequence GTGAGCGATGATCGACGCGTGCCTCCACACCTCGACCGCATGATCTACATTGATGACTCTGGTCACCCGCAGTCTGGGTTGGTCGTGTATGGGTGGATCGAATTCAAGCCTGACCACTGGAGATCGGTGCTTCGCTGCTGGCTCGATACGCGCAAGCTCTTGTGGCGTGAGTATCGCATTGCCGTGCAAGAAGAGCTGCACACCACTCACTATGTGAACGGACGCGGACGCATCTCGAAGCGTATCCCTGAACGACATGTCCACAGCGGGGTCGAACACTGGAAGGATTTTGGCCGCGAGGTGGCGGTGAAGTGCCTGGAAGCCTTGCGGTGCACTGAAGGATTGGTGGTGGGGTCCGTCTATCGCACGGGTGAACCGTCGTCCGTTGCAGTGACCAAGAGAGAGCTGTACCGCGATCTGATTGCGCGGTTTGAGGGTGAGTTGGCGGCGTCGGACTCCCTGGGAATCGTTGTTATGGACGGTGACGACAGCGACAGCAGCTACCGTTCCACACACCGTCAGTTGAAGCTGGACGAGCGACGGATTATCGAAGACGCCATTCACCTCGACTCGAAGGCGTCACAGCTTGTGCAAATGGCCGACCTGGTGGCATGGAGCGCTTATGCCGCCGTGGACCGGCACCAGCACAACAAGTTCGCGTGGGATTGGTACGAGGACTACCTGTCTGAGCGCGATCCAGGACGACAACCAAAGCAACTCGCCTCTAGAAACAGCTAG
- a CDS encoding MlaE family ABC transporter permease — MTTQHQLALRRERADDGVNAIQDWTVGYVKRHPLASLTTVGEQFVLGVRTLQYFFVDLVTGRFQWQEFVRQGAFMAGTAVLPTILVSLPISVTLSIQFALLAGQVGATSLAGAASGLAVIRQGASLVAAVLMASAVGSAITADLGSRTMREETHAMEVMGVSVIRRLVVPRFAAAIMIGVALTGVVCFVGFFASYMFNVYFQNGAPGSFVATFGSFATTGDMILALLKAIIFGAIVAVVSSQKGLSTKGGPTGVANSVNAAVVEAILLLMIVNVVISQLYVMLSPRTGL, encoded by the coding sequence ATGACAACACAACACCAACTCGCATTGCGCCGTGAACGCGCAGACGACGGGGTGAACGCCATCCAGGACTGGACCGTCGGGTACGTCAAACGTCACCCGCTCGCCTCGCTCACAACGGTCGGTGAACAGTTCGTCCTCGGCGTACGCACCCTTCAGTACTTCTTCGTCGACCTCGTCACCGGCCGATTCCAATGGCAAGAGTTCGTCCGGCAGGGCGCGTTCATGGCCGGCACGGCGGTGCTGCCGACGATCCTGGTGTCGCTGCCGATCAGTGTCACCCTGTCGATTCAGTTCGCTTTGCTCGCCGGGCAGGTCGGCGCCACCTCGCTCGCCGGCGCGGCCAGCGGACTGGCGGTCATCCGTCAGGGCGCTTCGCTGGTGGCCGCCGTCCTCATGGCCTCTGCGGTCGGGTCGGCCATCACCGCCGACCTGGGCTCGCGGACCATGCGTGAAGAGACCCACGCCATGGAGGTGATGGGGGTGTCGGTCATCCGCCGGCTGGTAGTGCCGCGTTTCGCGGCCGCGATCATGATCGGCGTCGCGCTCACCGGAGTCGTGTGCTTCGTCGGGTTTTTCGCCAGCTACATGTTCAACGTGTATTTCCAAAACGGCGCGCCGGGCAGTTTCGTCGCGACGTTCGGGTCGTTCGCGACAACCGGCGACATGATTCTGGCGTTGCTGAAGGCGATCATCTTCGGCGCCATCGTCGCCGTCGTGTCAAGCCAGAAAGGCCTGTCCACCAAGGGCGGGCCGACGGGCGTCGCGAACTCGGTGAACGCGGCCGTCGTCGAGGCGATCCTGCTGTTGATGATCGTCAACGTCGTCATCAGCCAGCTCTACGTCATGTTGTCGCCCCGGACGGGACTCTAG
- a CDS encoding ABC transporter permease — translation MTVSTYLPLAPIAGRLVRLYRRGTTPIIRLGHLLVFFVRALAAVPIAVRQYRGEFLRLLSNITWGNGSIVVGGGTAGVAVVLGMTVGALVGIEGYNFLDLLGLGPATGFISSLVNTRELAPLMASLAFAMQGGCRFTAQLGSMRIAEEIDAMESIAIRPIPFLVTTRLVASVIAIVPLYAACLAIGYLTTQAVVGISSGGSTGSYLHYFSLMLAGKDIVYSLFKAVIFVWIASTIQCYYGYYASGGPEGVGVAAGHGMRASITVVIMVNMLLTMALWGVDSGARFGG, via the coding sequence ATGACGGTCTCCACCTACCTACCGCTGGCACCGATTGCGGGACGCTTGGTTCGGCTCTACCGCAGAGGAACCACGCCGATCATCCGGCTGGGCCACCTGCTTGTCTTTTTCGTCCGGGCGCTGGCCGCCGTGCCGATCGCGGTGCGTCAATACCGCGGCGAGTTTCTGCGGCTGCTGTCGAACATCACCTGGGGTAACGGGTCGATCGTGGTCGGCGGCGGGACCGCGGGCGTGGCCGTTGTGCTCGGCATGACCGTGGGCGCTCTGGTTGGCATCGAGGGCTACAACTTTCTCGACCTGCTGGGCCTGGGGCCCGCGACCGGCTTTATCTCGTCGTTGGTCAACACCCGCGAGCTGGCCCCGCTGATGGCCTCGCTGGCGTTCGCCATGCAGGGCGGCTGCCGGTTCACCGCGCAGTTGGGGTCGATGCGCATCGCCGAAGAGATCGACGCCATGGAATCGATTGCGATTCGCCCGATCCCGTTCCTGGTGACCACCCGGCTGGTCGCCTCGGTGATCGCGATCGTTCCGCTCTACGCCGCGTGCCTGGCGATCGGCTACCTGACCACCCAGGCGGTGGTGGGGATTTCCAGCGGCGGCTCCACCGGTTCCTACCTGCATTACTTCTCGTTGATGCTGGCCGGTAAGGACATCGTTTATTCGTTGTTCAAGGCCGTCATCTTCGTGTGGATCGCGTCGACGATTCAGTGCTACTACGGGTATTACGCCAGCGGCGGTCCCGAAGGTGTGGGTGTTGCCGCGGGACACGGCATGCGGGCCAGCATCACCGTCGTGATCATGGTCAACATGCTGCTGACCATGGCGCTGTGGGGCGTGGATTCCGGTGCGAGGTTCGGTGGTTAG
- a CDS encoding MlaD family protein, producing MPNSFELDGRGPSDRQLLGCGVAVVVVAALLTAALLAKSTGRLNDYVRVVADLVNVGDGLPRKSDVKYHGVLVGMVGNVVPAANGRPNYVQINLKPEYATSIPAAITARVVPSNVFAVSSVQLVDNGPGASIRAGAHIPEDTQLPTVLFQTTISKLRDLLAAAGRGREDRSEGILAALAAATDHRRVTLLKDGAQLNRLLDQLNSIVSTDSGPSTISALVDATRGLRATAPDLFDALHLAVAPMRTFAETRAQLATLLDGADHTVGTTRESFGNHIDQLIRITTDFTPVLGVLAQKSNNFVPGVTKLDNLANRFMEEVWMPDKNVGNMRAMLSFTPNYDYTRADCPHYGELKGPSCFTAPLVPVRPDLPEVLLPQNYQPPKDLAPPPGTVIGPDGNLVAVGPPLINPNPNLADPNPPLPAWLTPSPPVPGSANPDNPSPGLPAPASPPLEAPWVAPVAPKAPWIPQSSFRMSFGGNVGPVGSQQERNMLSVITGQPASDATQLLLGPVARGTTVSVIHPPSGGGPK from the coding sequence GTGCCCAATTCCTTTGAGCTGGACGGGCGTGGCCCATCGGACCGGCAGCTGCTCGGCTGCGGGGTGGCGGTTGTGGTGGTGGCGGCGCTGCTCACGGCGGCGCTGTTGGCCAAGTCGACGGGCCGGCTCAACGACTACGTGCGCGTGGTCGCCGACCTGGTCAACGTGGGCGACGGCCTTCCGCGGAAGTCCGACGTCAAGTATCACGGCGTGCTCGTCGGAATGGTCGGCAACGTCGTCCCCGCGGCCAACGGAAGACCCAACTACGTCCAGATCAACCTCAAACCCGAATACGCCACATCGATCCCGGCCGCGATAACGGCCCGGGTGGTACCCAGCAATGTGTTCGCCGTGTCGTCGGTTCAGTTGGTCGACAACGGTCCCGGAGCATCAATTCGCGCGGGCGCGCACATTCCCGAGGACACCCAACTACCGACCGTCTTGTTCCAAACCACAATCAGCAAGCTGCGGGATCTGCTCGCCGCGGCGGGGCGCGGGCGAGAAGACCGGTCCGAAGGGATCCTGGCAGCCCTGGCTGCCGCCACCGACCATCGCCGGGTGACCCTGCTCAAGGACGGAGCACAACTGAATCGCCTTCTCGACCAGCTTAATTCGATCGTCAGCACCGATTCTGGCCCGTCGACGATATCCGCCCTCGTCGACGCGACCCGAGGCCTGCGGGCGACCGCGCCCGATCTTTTTGACGCCCTGCATCTGGCCGTCGCGCCGATGCGGACCTTTGCGGAGACGCGCGCACAGTTGGCCACGTTGCTCGACGGCGCCGATCACACCGTGGGCACCACGCGTGAATCATTCGGCAATCACATCGATCAGCTCATCAGGATCACGACCGACTTCACGCCGGTGCTGGGAGTGCTGGCGCAAAAGTCCAACAACTTCGTGCCGGGAGTTACCAAGCTGGACAACCTGGCCAACAGATTCATGGAGGAAGTCTGGATGCCGGACAAGAACGTCGGCAACATGCGAGCGATGCTGTCGTTCACGCCTAACTACGACTACACACGCGCCGACTGCCCCCACTACGGCGAGCTGAAGGGACCCAGCTGTTTCACCGCACCGCTGGTCCCGGTACGGCCTGATCTACCGGAAGTGCTGCTGCCGCAGAACTATCAGCCGCCCAAGGATCTGGCACCGCCGCCGGGAACTGTTATCGGCCCGGACGGCAACCTCGTCGCCGTCGGGCCGCCGCTGATCAACCCGAATCCCAATCTGGCCGATCCCAATCCCCCTCTCCCCGCGTGGCTGACGCCGTCGCCTCCGGTGCCGGGAAGCGCCAACCCCGATAACCCATCGCCGGGGTTGCCCGCGCCCGCGTCACCGCCACTGGAGGCCCCGTGGGTCGCACCGGTGGCACCGAAGGCGCCGTGGATTCCGCAGTCCTCATTTCGGATGTCCTTTGGCGGCAACGTCGGACCGGTTGGCAGCCAACAAGAACGAAACATGTTGAGCGTGATCACCGGCCAACCCGCATCCGACGCCACCCAACTCCTGTTGGGTCCGGTCGCGCGCGGGACAACGGTTTCGGTTATTCACCCACCATCAGGCGGGGGGCCCAAATGA